The following are encoded in a window of Alosa sapidissima isolate fAloSap1 chromosome 10, fAloSap1.pri, whole genome shotgun sequence genomic DNA:
- the LOC121721400 gene encoding zinc-binding protein A33-like isoform X1 gives MASPLALEIQCPVCLCDFTDPVILPCEHSFCRTCIAGHVNASIGPVMCPQCRQPFSSTDIKESRLLRNIIESLKVHLNLNTSPGQDEPPRAPRPQGDLVCEEHDERLKLFCVTDQKLACTICKEQDKHQGHIFKPVKEAAEKNKGELKGALGFIMKENQSLHDLSQHQLAEIAKCEKRSDGLEAQVFSQFAALHQFLRKKEKELQTELEQKKIRSVAAMQRKLSDIQGKAVDGGEKEVILRTALEIPRPDHFLQWWEDKGYPVTEGMKDKQEKKFRSKVKSLVVTPDSMSMGPYESHLPLFVWKEMLQTIRPGPEHLSMKDPGDSYLKLSPEGHSIRQVDRGGSRYKTYNPGTSTNQTFKIGRHYCELDVGGKQNWSVGLKVEMTTELQLPEKEIQLHLKNGSYVFSHDGTETPVSNAPKDPPRRIGLYLDCDRQQVSFYNADTMSLIHSSFCSFLQPCSISVCPGLYLDGKNANPVTFCWY, from the exons ATGGCTTCACCATTGGCTTTGGAGATTCAGTGTCCAGTGTGTCTATGCGACTTTACCGATCCGGTGATCCTCCCCTGCGAGCACTCATTCTGCCGCACCTGCATCGCCGGTCACGTCAACGCCAGCATCGGCCCTGTCATGTGCCCTCAGTGCAGGCAACCCTTTTCCTCGACGGACATCAAGGAGAGCCGACTCCTCCGGAACATCATTGAGAGCCTCAAGGTCCACCTGAACCTGAACACCTCGCCGGGGCAGGACGAGCCTCCGAGGGCTCCACGGCCACAGGGCGACCTGGTGTGTGAAGAGCACGACGAGAGGCTGAAGCTGTTCTGTGTGACCGATCAGAAGCTGGCCTGCACCATCTGTAAGGAGCAGGACAAACACCAGGGACACATATTCAAACCTGTGAAGGAGGCCGCCGAGAAAAACAAG GGTGAACTGAAAGGAGCTCTGGGATTTATAATGAAAGAAAACCAAAGCCTCCATGACCTCAGCCAACACCAACTCGCTGAGATTGCCAAGTGTGAG AAGAGGTCTGATGGTCTTGAGGCTCAAGTCTTCTCTCAGTTTGCGGCCCTGCATCAGTTTCTGCGGAAAAAGGAGAAGGAGCTGCAGACAGAGCTGGAGCAGAAGAAGATAAGATCTGTGGCAGCCATGCAGCGCAAACTTTCTGATATCCAGGGGAAAGCAGTCGATGGCGGAGAGAAGGAGGTGATCCTTAGGACAGCACTGGAGATCCCCAGACCAGATCATTTCCTGCAG TGGTGGGAAGACAAAGGATATCCTGTAACAGAGGGGATGAAAGACAAACAGGAGAAAAA GTTCAGGTCAAAGGTGAAGAGCCTGGTGGTGACTCCTGACTCCATGTCAATGGGCCCCTATGAGTCTCACCTGCCCTTGTTTGTGTGGAAGGAGATGCTGCAGACCATCAGACCAG GCCCGGAGCATCTGAGCATGAAAGATCCAGGAGACTCCTACCTCAAACTGTCCCCAGAAGGCCACAGCATTCGCCAGGTGGACAGGGGTGGCAGCAGGTATAAAACCTACAACCCCGGCACCAGCACCAACCAAACCTTTAAGATTGGCCGACACTACTGCGAGCTGGACGTGGGGGGGAAGCAGAACTGGAGCGTCGGCCTTAAGGTGGAAATGACAACAGAGCTTCAGCTGCCAGAGAAGGAAATCCAGCTCCACCTTAAGAACGGCAGCTACGTCTTTTCCCATGATGGGACTGAGACCCCCGTTTCAAATGCCCCGAAGGATCCCCCCCGGAGGATTGGCCTGTACCTGGACTGTGACAGGCAGCAGGTGTCCTTCTATAATGCAGACACCATGAGTCTCATCCACTCGTCCTTCTGTAGTTTCCTACAGCCATGCTCCATCAGTGTGTGTCCAGGCCTCTACCTGGATGGGAAAAACGCCAACCCAGTCACATTCTGCTGGTACTAA
- the LOC121721078 gene encoding nuclear factor 7, brain-like — protein sequence MASMLSDQIKCAICFEDFKNPVSLPCDHTYCKQCVTAYIRRTGPGLCLCPECRRPFQREDLRDCRLLENITRAARDTLEAGRPQRSSDRRTREEATGVVNALLCPEHQEKLKLFCMTDEKLVCIVCRDSDRHQRHHFTPVTEAAVIYKEELKASLDFVYTERNELCDLKLKQTDEIRKTKDKSKGQHDQITAQFAMIYEFLRQRERVAREQVDRQERSALEPLQRNEAAIAGRLRETERLEESLESGLDMANPDAFLQWWSDKGLYQVQEMKHKGDETKRSMYKSRTAGLKVLLDRFTLGPYESYTPIFIWREMLRCLTQALDVFVRVYPNMNLFLSCNAGQQAISQAVFTRPKKLDGGYWEDCMESLQTGQRYWEVDVGQEANWQLGLRVKAHPQCGATSTWGEVWSEVWSSLVSAPKPREVALLLKNNVVFVLRETGEEVQVDLPDRPWRIGVYLDCDRRQVTFCNADNTSVIYTVWCSP from the exons ATGGCCTCCATGCTGTCCGATCAAATTAAGTGCGCTATATGTTTTGAGGACTTTAAAAATCCGGTGAGCCTGCCATGCGACCACACTTACTGCAAGCAGTGTGTTACGGCTTACATCCGTAGGACTGGTCCTGGGCTGTGCCTGTGTCCAGAATGCCGGCGTCCATTTCAGAGGGAAGACCTGAGAGACTGCCGACTTCTGGAAAACATCACCCGTGCTGCGAGAGACACCCTGGAGGCCGGTCGACCCCAGAGGAGCTCTGACAGACGGACGAGGGAGGAGGCCACAGGAGTGGTCAACGCGCTGCTCTGTCCCGAACACCAGGAGAAACTCAAGCTCTTCTGCATGACTGATGAGAAGCTGGTGTGCATCGTCTGCAGGGACAGCGACAGGCACCAACGGCACCATTTCACACCTGTGACTGAGGCTGCCGTCATCTACAAG GAAGAACTGAAGGCATCTTTGGACTTTGTGTATACAGAGAGGAATGAATTGTGTGACCTAAAGCTGAAACAGACAGACGAGATCAGGAAAACGAAG GATAAGTCAAAAGGACAACATGACCAGATCACAGCCCAGTTTGCGATGATATACGAGTTCCTTCGGCAGCGGGAGAGGGTGGCGAGGGAGCAGGTGGACAGGCAGGAGCGGAGCGCCCTGGAGCCCTTGCAGAGGAACGAGGCCGCCATCGCTGGGAGGCTGAGGGAGACCGAGAGGCTGGAGGAGAGCCTGGAGTCTGGCCTGGACATGGCCAATCCCGATGCTTTTCTGCAG TGGTGGAGTGACAAGGGACTATATCAAGTCCAAGAAATGAAGCACAAAGGTGATGAGACAAAGAGAAG CATGTATAAGTCCAGGACTGCTGGTCTCAAGGTTCTGCTTGATCGCTTCACCCTTGGGCCTTATGAATCCTACACACCCATCTTCATCTGGAGGGAGATGCTCAGGTGCTTGACGCAAG CTCTGGACGTCTTCGTCAGAGTTTACCCCAACATGAACCTATTCCTCAGTTGCAACGCTGGGCAGCAGGCCATTAGCCAGGCTGTGTTCACCAGGCCAAAGAAGCTGGATGGGGGCTACTGGGAGGACTGCATGGAGAGCCTGCAGACTGGCCAGCGCTACTGGGAAGTGGACGTGGGCCAGGAGGCCAACTGGCAGTTGGGCCTGAGAGTGAAAGCCCATCCACAATGCGGAGCAACGTCTACTTGGGGAGAGGTGTGGTCAGAGGTGTGGTCATCGTTGGTGTCGGCCCCCAAACCAAGGGAGGTGGCTCTGCTTCTGAAGAACAATGTCGTATTTGTGCTCCGGGAGACTGGGGAAGAAGTGCAGGTGGATCTGCCTGACAGGCCCTGGAGGATCGGCGTGTACCTGGATTGCGACAGACGACAAGTCACGTTCTGCAATGCTGACAACACATCAGTCATTTATACTGTCTGGTGTAGTCCTTGA
- the LOC121721400 gene encoding zinc-binding protein A33-like isoform X2, translated as MASPLALEIQCPVCLCDFTDPVILPCEHSFCRTCIAGHVNASIGPVMCPQCRQPFSSTDIKESRLLRNIIESLKVHLNLNTSPGQDEPPRAPRPQGDLVCEEHDERLKLFCVTDQKLACTICKEQDKHQGHIFKPVKEAAEKNKGELKGALGFIMKENQSLHDLSQHQLAEIAKCERSDGLEAQVFSQFAALHQFLRKKEKELQTELEQKKIRSVAAMQRKLSDIQGKAVDGGEKEVILRTALEIPRPDHFLQWWEDKGYPVTEGMKDKQEKKFRSKVKSLVVTPDSMSMGPYESHLPLFVWKEMLQTIRPGPEHLSMKDPGDSYLKLSPEGHSIRQVDRGGSRYKTYNPGTSTNQTFKIGRHYCELDVGGKQNWSVGLKVEMTTELQLPEKEIQLHLKNGSYVFSHDGTETPVSNAPKDPPRRIGLYLDCDRQQVSFYNADTMSLIHSSFCSFLQPCSISVCPGLYLDGKNANPVTFCWY; from the exons ATGGCTTCACCATTGGCTTTGGAGATTCAGTGTCCAGTGTGTCTATGCGACTTTACCGATCCGGTGATCCTCCCCTGCGAGCACTCATTCTGCCGCACCTGCATCGCCGGTCACGTCAACGCCAGCATCGGCCCTGTCATGTGCCCTCAGTGCAGGCAACCCTTTTCCTCGACGGACATCAAGGAGAGCCGACTCCTCCGGAACATCATTGAGAGCCTCAAGGTCCACCTGAACCTGAACACCTCGCCGGGGCAGGACGAGCCTCCGAGGGCTCCACGGCCACAGGGCGACCTGGTGTGTGAAGAGCACGACGAGAGGCTGAAGCTGTTCTGTGTGACCGATCAGAAGCTGGCCTGCACCATCTGTAAGGAGCAGGACAAACACCAGGGACACATATTCAAACCTGTGAAGGAGGCCGCCGAGAAAAACAAG GGTGAACTGAAAGGAGCTCTGGGATTTATAATGAAAGAAAACCAAAGCCTCCATGACCTCAGCCAACACCAACTCGCTGAGATTGCCAAGTGTGAG AGGTCTGATGGTCTTGAGGCTCAAGTCTTCTCTCAGTTTGCGGCCCTGCATCAGTTTCTGCGGAAAAAGGAGAAGGAGCTGCAGACAGAGCTGGAGCAGAAGAAGATAAGATCTGTGGCAGCCATGCAGCGCAAACTTTCTGATATCCAGGGGAAAGCAGTCGATGGCGGAGAGAAGGAGGTGATCCTTAGGACAGCACTGGAGATCCCCAGACCAGATCATTTCCTGCAG TGGTGGGAAGACAAAGGATATCCTGTAACAGAGGGGATGAAAGACAAACAGGAGAAAAA GTTCAGGTCAAAGGTGAAGAGCCTGGTGGTGACTCCTGACTCCATGTCAATGGGCCCCTATGAGTCTCACCTGCCCTTGTTTGTGTGGAAGGAGATGCTGCAGACCATCAGACCAG GCCCGGAGCATCTGAGCATGAAAGATCCAGGAGACTCCTACCTCAAACTGTCCCCAGAAGGCCACAGCATTCGCCAGGTGGACAGGGGTGGCAGCAGGTATAAAACCTACAACCCCGGCACCAGCACCAACCAAACCTTTAAGATTGGCCGACACTACTGCGAGCTGGACGTGGGGGGGAAGCAGAACTGGAGCGTCGGCCTTAAGGTGGAAATGACAACAGAGCTTCAGCTGCCAGAGAAGGAAATCCAGCTCCACCTTAAGAACGGCAGCTACGTCTTTTCCCATGATGGGACTGAGACCCCCGTTTCAAATGCCCCGAAGGATCCCCCCCGGAGGATTGGCCTGTACCTGGACTGTGACAGGCAGCAGGTGTCCTTCTATAATGCAGACACCATGAGTCTCATCCACTCGTCCTTCTGTAGTTTCCTACAGCCATGCTCCATCAGTGTGTGTCCAGGCCTCTACCTGGATGGGAAAAACGCCAACCCAGTCACATTCTGCTGGTACTAA
- the LOC121720788 gene encoding uncharacterized protein LOC121720788: protein MEIILLILSFNIGAKCYTPREEDTVVFGHVGGTIDLHSHMTDPLNQYGVTSWYHETHGGRIQVKFSEYYTRSAVVTAQWSNVSYTINNLTVMDSGRYFAAERKGNLFITGSSMFLIVTDNRLSPMMRVFDGPDGSTGPREFLCEVQGAGSGWSDPFWVIEQEGRKTDVRQQTQSRLNEVGAFLRWTGISLPVMENSMRKVLCVCLHDTGDVVQVTVMDGDEGASVSSCDLLFVFVPLCVLIPLFTVVFMRPWIHRACSQRDTQR, encoded by the exons ATGGAGATAATACTATTAATCCTCAGTTTCA ATATTGGAGCTAAATGTTACACTCCTAGAGAAGAGGACACGGTTGTATTCGGACACGTCGGAGGCACTATCGATCTCCACAGCCATATGACAGACCCTTTGAACCAGTATGGGGTAACTTCTTGGTACCATGAAACACATGGAGGGAGAATTCAGGTAAAATTCTCCGAGTATTATACCAGGTCCGCTGTAGTCACTGCACAATGGAGTAATGTCTCTTACACCATTAACAACCTAACAGTCATGGATTCTGGCCGATACTTTGCCGCGGAACGAAAGGGAAACCTTTTTATCACAGGGTCAAGCATGTTCCTGATTGTTACAG ATAACCGTCTCTCTCCTATGATGCGCGTGTTTGACGGTCCTGATGGCTCCACCGGCCCCCGCGAGTTTCTTTGCGAGGTGCAGGGTGCTGGTTCGGGCTGGAGTGATCCATTTTGGGTGATAGAACAAGAGGGGCGAAAAACTGATGTCCGACAACAGACACAGAGCAGACTAAATGAGGTTGGAGCATTCCTGCGTTGGACAGGGATTTCGCTGCCAGTCATGGAGAACTCCATGCGTAaagttctttgtgtgtgtctccatgacACCGGAGACGTCGTTCAAGTTACTGTAATGGATG GCGATGAGGGTGCGTCGGTGTCTTCATGTGATTTGCTGTTCGTCTTTGTTCCTCTCTGTGTCTTGATCCCTCTGTTCACTGTGGTGTTCATGAGGCCCTGGATACATCGGGCATGCAGTCAAAGAGACACGCAG AGGTAA